In the genome of Nitrospiria bacterium, one region contains:
- a CDS encoding DUF2182 domain-containing protein translates to MGISYKLPRRDFLAITTSLGGVTLLCWVYLFWMARDMSTPEYLTFAALQMEQWSAGYFWMMFLMWAIMMVGMMVPSVAPMILIYSAVVRKSEKQGTPVAPTGLFTIGYLMIWILFSLLATIATWGLNQASLLSPMLVANSPWLGAALLVGAGIYQLLPLKDACLQHCRSPFHFISSHFSPGPFGAIKMGLSHGIYCLGCCWVLMLLLFVGGVMNLVWIGAITLFVFLEKVLPMGNTGGRWMGMVMITVGGTILLLQ, encoded by the coding sequence ATGGGAATTTCCTATAAATTACCCCGCCGAGATTTTCTTGCGATTACCACTTCTCTTGGGGGTGTCACTCTATTGTGTTGGGTTTATCTGTTTTGGATGGCCCGCGATATGTCTACACCCGAATACCTCACCTTTGCGGCTTTGCAGATGGAGCAATGGAGCGCGGGATATTTTTGGATGATGTTTTTGATGTGGGCCATCATGATGGTTGGGATGATGGTTCCTTCGGTGGCCCCGATGATTCTGATCTATTCCGCGGTGGTTCGAAAATCTGAAAAACAAGGCACCCCCGTTGCCCCAACCGGTCTTTTTACGATTGGCTATTTGATGATCTGGATACTATTTAGCCTTTTAGCAACAATTGCCACCTGGGGATTGAACCAGGCCTCCCTTTTATCCCCCATGTTGGTTGCAAACAGCCCCTGGTTGGGGGCAGCGTTACTGGTTGGAGCAGGGATCTATCAGTTGCTGCCGTTAAAGGATGCCTGCCTTCAACATTGCCGATCTCCTTTTCACTTTATTTCTTCCCATTTTTCCCCGGGGCCTTTCGGGGCAATTAAGATGGGTTTATCCCATGGGATCTATTGCTTGGGATGTTGCTGGGTATTGATGCTGCTTTTGTTTGTCGGTGGGGTAATGAACCTGGTATGGATCGGGGCGATTACATTATTTGTGTTTTTGGAAAAAGTTCTACCGATGGGAAATACCGGCGGTCGATGGATGGGAATGGTAATGATCACCGTCGGTGGGACGATTTTGTTGTTACAATGA